The following are from one region of the Camelus dromedarius isolate mCamDro1 chromosome 16, mCamDro1.pat, whole genome shotgun sequence genome:
- the SMCR8 gene encoding guanine nucleotide exchange protein SMCR8 — translation MISAPDVVAFTKEDEYEEEPYNEPALPEEYSVPLFPFASQGANPWSKLSGAKFSRDFILISEFSEQVGPQPLLTIPNDTKVFGTFDLNYFSLRIMSVDYQASFVGHPPGSAYPKLNFVEDSKVVLGDSKEGAFAYVHHLTLYDLEARGFVRPFCMAYISADQHKIMQQFQELSAEFSKASECLKTGNRKAFAGELEKKLKDLDYTRTVLHMETEIQKKANDKGFYSSQAIEKANELASVEKSIIEHQDLLKQIRSYPRRKSKGSDLCSRETEYTQDRPSQAATTSDPEESADTDRYTCRPAYTPKLIKAKSTKCFDKKLKTLEELCDTDYFTQTLAQLSHIERMFRGDLCYLLTSQIDRALLKQQHVTNFLFEDFAEADDRAVVRQESAPAEPSQDRPPSRSLEKCPIPQVLISMGSYRSSVESVLIKMEQELGDEEYKEVEGTESGSFDPQDNLDCLDMDMKGSISSGESIEVLGTEKATSVLSKSDSLGSLTVPLSPQVVRSKAVSHRTISEDSIEVLSTCPSEALIPDDFKASYPSAINEEESYADDGKGAIHFQVGTSPPEPGEAEEGSVENTPLQTDASCCIGKETGGPQVPLSSPALTLSDEEGVVSTPPQRSRQKDQGFHVDFAMENSNLSSRDHSSEGFPAYELDPSHLLASQDDSKTSLDDYSDSTSCVSSVASTSSDRMPSSAHPTGPSSERHKKRAGQNALKFIRQYPFAHPAIYSLLSGRTLVVLGEEEAMVRKLVTALSIFVPNYGCCAKPVKHWVSSPLHISDFQKWKLIGLQRAVSPAGTGALHALSRYSRYTSVLDLDRKTLRCPLYRGTLVPRLADRRTHIRRGSTYYMHVQSVLAQLCAKAFLYTFCHHLHLPTRGREAEAAAASRQASFLQLSLGLVNEDVKVVQYLAELLRLHYTQEHPGAIQPTLRFDYVPSFLYKI, via the exons ATGATCAGCGCCCCTGACGTGGTGGCCTTCACCAAAGAGGACGAGTACGAGGAGGAGCCTTACAATGAGCCGGCCCTGCCGGAGGAGTACTCCGTGCCGCTCTTTCCCTTCGCCAGCCAAGGAGCCAATCCGTGGTCCAAACTGTCCGGGGCCAAGTTCTCTCGGGACTTTATCCTTATTTCCGAGTTCTCTGAGCAGGTGGGACCCCAGCCCTTGCTGACCATCCCCAATGACACCAAAGTTTTTGGTACTTTCGATCTCAATTACTTCTCTTTGCGGATCATGTCCGTGGATTACCAGGCATCCTTCGTGGGCCATCCCCCTGGTTCTGCCTACCCCAAGCTGAACTTCGTGGAGGACTCCAAGGTCGTGCTGGGAGATTCCAAAGAGGGAGCCTTTGCCTATGTGCACCACCTCACCCTGTACGACCTGGAGGCCCGTGGCTTTGTTAGGCCCTTTTGCATGGCTTATATCTCGGCCGACCAGCACAAAATCATGCAGCAGTTCCAGGAGCTTTCTGCTGAATTTTCCAAAGCTTCAGAGTGCTTAAAAACAGGCAACAGGAAGGCATTTGCTGGGGAACTCGAGAAGAAACTGAAAGACTTGGATTACACCAGGACAGTGCTGCACATGGAAACGGAGATCCAGAAGAAAGCCAATGACAAAGGCTTTTACTCCTCTCAGGCCATCGAGAAAGCCAACGAGCTGGCCAGCGTGGAGAAGTCCATCATCGAACACCAGGACTTGCTGAAGCAGATCCGCTCATACCCTCGTCGGAAGTCCAAGGGGTCCGATTTGTGTTCCCGGGAGACAGAGTACACCCAGGACCGGCCCAGCCAGGCAGCCACTACCTCTGACCCTGAAGAGTCCGCTGACACAGACCGATACACCTGCAGACCTGCCTACACCCCGAAACTCATCAAAGCGAAGTCCACCAAGTGTTTTGACAAGAAGTTGAAAACCCTGGAGGAGCTCTGTGACACCGACTATTTCACCCAGACGCTGGCTCAGCTCAGCCACATTGAGCGCATGTTCAGAGGAGACCTGTGCTACCTCCTGACCAGCCAGATCGACAGAGCCCTCCTGAAGCAGCAGCACGTGACCAACTTTCTCTTTGAAGACTTTGCAGAGGCTGACGACAGGGCGGTAGTGAGACAGGAGAGCGCACCCGCTGAGCCTAGCCAAGATAGGCCACCTTCGAGGTCTCTGGAGAAATGCCCAATTCCCCAGGTGTTAATTAGCATGGGCTCCTACAGGTCCAGCGTGGAGTCTGTGCTGATCAAGATGGAGCAGGAGCTTGGTGATGAGGAGTACAAGGAAGTGGAGGGAACAGAATCGGGCAGTTTTGACCCCCAGGACAACTTGGACTGCCTGGACATGGACATGAAAGGGAGCATCAGCAGCGGTGAAAGCATTGAGGTTCTGGGCACCGAGAAGGCCACCTCTGTGCTGTCCAAGTCTGACAGCCTGGGCAGCCTGACGGTGCCCTTGAGCCCGCAGGTGGTCCGGAGCAAAGCAGTCAGCCACAGAACCATCAGCGAGGACAGTATTGAAGTCCTCAGCACCTGCCCTTCTGAGGCCCTCATCCCTGATGACTTTAAGGCCAGCTACCCAAGTGCCATTAACGAGGAAGAGTCATATGCGGACGACGGCAAGGGAGCCATCCACTTCCAGGTAGGCACCAGCCCGCCAGAGCCGGGGGAGGCCGAGGAGGGCAGCGTGGAAAACACACCACTGCAGACAGATGCCTCCTGCTGCATTGGGAAGGAGACCGGGGGTCCGCAGGtgcccctctcctctccagccctcaCGCTCTCTGACGAGGAGGGGGTCGTGAGCACCCCCCCGCAGCGCTCCAGGCAGAAGGACCAGGGCTTCCACGTGGACTTCGCCATGGAAAACTCCAACCTTTCTTCCCGAGACCACAGTTCCGAAGGCTTCCCTGCCTATGAGCTGGACCCGAGCCACCTGCTGGCCAGCCAGGACGACAGCAAGACCAGCCTGGACGACTACTCGGACAGCACCAGCTGTGTCAGCAGCGTCGCCTCCACCAGCTCGGACAGGATGCCCTCCTCCGCTCACCCCACCGGCCCCTCTTCCGAGAGGCATAAGAAGAGGGCCGGCCAGAACGCCCTAAAGTTCATCCGCCAGTACCCCTTTGCCCACCCGGCCATCTACTCCTTACTCAGCGGGAGGACACTTGTGGTCCTGGGGGAGGAAGAGGCCATGGTCAGGAAACTCGTGACAGCATTGTCCATCTTTGTCCCCAACTACGGCTGCTGTGCCAAACCTGTGAAGCACTGGGTCTCCTCTCCGCTGCATATTTCGGATTTTCAGAAGTGGAAGCTTATTGGCCTGCAGAG agcCGTGTCCCCCGCTGGCACCGGCGCCCTGCATGCCCTGAGCCGCTACAGCCGCTACACGAGCGTTCTGGACCTGGACAGGAAGACGCTGCGCTGCCCCCTGTACAGAGGCACCCTGGTGCCGCGGCTGGCGGACCGCCGCACCCACATCCGGCGGGGCAGCACCTACTACATGCATGTGCAGAGCGTGCTTGCCCAGCTGTGCGCCAAGGCCTTCCTCTACACCTTCTGCCACCACCTGCACCTGCCCACCCGTGGCCGGGAGGCGGAGGCAGCAGCCGCCAGCCGCCAGGCCAGCTTCCTGCAGCTGAGCCTGGGCCTGGTGAACGAAGACGTCAAGGTGGTCCAGTACCTGGCCGAGCTGCTGAGGCTGCACTACACACAGGAGCACCCCGGGGCCATTCAGCCCACGCTCAGGTTTGACTACGTCCCCAGCTTTCTGTACAAGATCTGA